One genomic region from Terasakiella sp. SH-1 encodes:
- a CDS encoding recombinase family protein gives MPKKTVRCAIYTRKSTEEGLDQTFNTLHAQREACESYIQSQRHEGWVTLPELYDDGGSSGDNMDRPALKKLLADIEAGLIDTVVVYKIDRLTRALADFAKMVEIFDNPDHPVSFVSVTQQFNTTTSMGRLTLNVLLSFAQFEREVIGERVRDKIAASKKKGMWMGGLLPLGYDVEDKLLKINKPEAKTVRDIFQTYLKLKSVRELKENLDKRGIVSKVRVSKEGNTSGGNPLARGALYTILRNPTYIGKIRHKDKVYDGGHEPIIDMELWQQVQNLLDENQARQEGKTDCKNGSLLAGLIYDAEGNRLTPSHAVKKTASGKKRYRYYISRPLTTGTGKGLRLPATDVEQIVIVNLCAYLNDPKNIATPEELEEYTEFAKTLKDHSTFNRIFLLKQLLESVIVDTSQITLNIRKGDNIVPMKVPAQLKRCGLEMKMVLGDTERKPANDPALIRVLTQAHVIFEKLTSTDRISITEIAEAEKVTPSYITRLLRLTSLSPRIQEVILTGKQPPEMTANKLMNLKVLPIEWLEQESLLGI, from the coding sequence ATGCCTAAGAAAACTGTCAGATGCGCCATCTATACCCGCAAATCCACCGAGGAAGGATTGGATCAAACTTTCAACACTCTTCATGCCCAACGAGAAGCTTGTGAATCCTACATTCAAAGTCAGCGTCATGAAGGTTGGGTAACGTTGCCGGAGCTTTATGATGACGGAGGTTCCTCCGGCGACAATATGGATCGCCCGGCATTGAAAAAGCTACTCGCAGATATTGAAGCTGGGCTGATAGATACGGTGGTCGTTTATAAAATTGATCGTTTGACCCGCGCACTTGCGGATTTCGCCAAAATGGTAGAAATATTCGATAATCCTGACCACCCGGTATCCTTTGTTTCTGTTACCCAGCAATTCAACACCACGACATCTATGGGCCGACTAACCTTAAATGTCCTTCTATCATTTGCTCAGTTTGAACGCGAGGTTATCGGTGAACGGGTGCGAGACAAGATTGCTGCCTCCAAAAAGAAGGGCATGTGGATGGGCGGTCTGTTGCCCCTTGGCTATGATGTTGAAGACAAACTTCTCAAAATCAATAAGCCTGAAGCCAAAACTGTTCGAGATATCTTTCAAACATACCTCAAACTGAAATCGGTTCGTGAACTCAAAGAAAATTTGGATAAGCGCGGGATTGTTAGCAAGGTTCGAGTTTCAAAAGAAGGCAATACTTCCGGCGGCAACCCACTTGCCAGAGGCGCACTTTACACCATTCTGCGAAACCCTACCTATATCGGCAAAATCCGGCACAAAGATAAGGTTTACGATGGGGGACATGAGCCGATAATCGATATGGAACTCTGGCAACAGGTTCAAAACCTGTTGGATGAAAACCAGGCGAGGCAGGAAGGCAAAACGGATTGTAAGAACGGAAGCCTTCTGGCGGGCTTGATTTACGATGCCGAAGGCAACCGCCTGACACCCAGCCATGCGGTGAAGAAAACGGCATCCGGCAAGAAACGATATCGCTACTACATTTCCCGACCATTGACGACAGGCACAGGAAAAGGCCTTCGTCTCCCAGCTACTGATGTTGAGCAGATTGTGATTGTCAATTTATGCGCTTATCTGAATGACCCCAAGAATATCGCCACCCCAGAAGAACTTGAAGAATACACAGAGTTTGCAAAAACCTTGAAAGATCACAGTACCTTCAACCGGATCTTTCTTCTCAAACAACTTCTGGAATCCGTTATCGTTGATACTTCTCAAATCACCCTGAACATTAGAAAAGGTGACAATATTGTCCCGATGAAAGTCCCAGCTCAATTGAAGCGATGTGGTTTGGAGATGAAAATGGTTTTAGGCGATACAGAACGAAAACCAGCAAACGATCCGGCTTTAATCAGAGTTCTTACTCAGGCTCACGTCATTTTCGAAAAACTGACATCCACGGATCGCATCAGCATCACCGAAATAGCCGAAGCAGAAAAAGTCACACCTTCCTACATCACACGCCTGTTGCGACTGACGTCACTCTCTCCGAGAATTCAGGAGGTCATTCTAACTGGAAAACAGCCACCTGAGATGACCGCAAATAAACTGATGAATTTGAAGGTGCTCCCAATTGAATGGTTAGAACAGGAATCTCTGCTTGGTATCTAA
- a CDS encoding tyrosine-type recombinase/integrase — translation MARYIVKQKQGYYAALEIPKPLHNHFGKRRFKETLKTRDISEAQRRALPIIAKWKCEIEAARNENQNSLERDHKFWRESLGIAETNSGYTDEQGEDIYPSEYDIILDHLQGQAEKLDKQEDGSGTDFYQQSTGQKAVTSDYIEEWKKALTNTEKTKDMKVSSVRRFAEKFTTIDMVTKKEVRRWVDRLQQEDGLSLKTVKSILSACRDYWKYLTAIEVVSEDYTPLNNLGLASKVTKDKANERKSFTEEEVLTLLGKAKEKGDTSLADLITLGMWTGARIEELCSLKVNKVKDKSFEIEDAKTASGWREVPIHSKLKPNIQRLVKDSKDGYVLSGLSENKYGDRSNAIGKRFGRLKTELGFDRRHVFHSLRKTVISKFKHAGVNEDKAADIVGHDIPTMTYGLYADGSLLQEMIDAMEMITYRGWN, via the coding sequence ATGGCTCGATATATCGTCAAGCAGAAGCAAGGTTACTATGCAGCATTGGAAATACCCAAGCCACTGCACAATCACTTCGGAAAGAGGCGCTTCAAGGAAACCCTCAAGACACGGGACATCTCAGAAGCCCAGCGCAGAGCATTGCCCATTATTGCCAAATGGAAGTGTGAGATCGAAGCTGCCCGCAACGAGAACCAAAACTCCTTAGAGCGCGACCATAAATTCTGGCGGGAGTCCTTGGGGATAGCTGAGACCAACAGTGGCTACACTGACGAACAAGGCGAAGACATCTACCCTTCAGAGTACGACATCATTCTTGATCACCTGCAGGGTCAGGCAGAGAAGCTGGATAAGCAAGAGGATGGTTCAGGTACAGATTTTTACCAACAGTCCACAGGGCAAAAAGCCGTCACATCTGACTATATCGAAGAGTGGAAGAAGGCTCTCACCAATACTGAGAAGACCAAAGACATGAAGGTATCTTCTGTCAGAAGGTTTGCCGAGAAGTTCACTACCATTGACATGGTAACCAAGAAGGAAGTCAGACGTTGGGTAGATAGACTTCAGCAGGAAGATGGCCTGTCCCTCAAGACCGTTAAGAGTATCCTGTCGGCCTGTCGTGATTACTGGAAGTATCTGACTGCAATCGAAGTGGTCAGCGAAGACTATACACCTTTGAACAACCTGGGCCTTGCCAGCAAGGTGACAAAAGACAAAGCCAACGAACGCAAATCATTCACAGAAGAAGAAGTCTTAACCCTTCTGGGTAAAGCGAAAGAAAAAGGTGATACCTCCCTTGCTGATCTGATCACACTCGGCATGTGGACTGGAGCCCGTATTGAAGAACTCTGTTCGCTGAAGGTGAATAAGGTGAAGGACAAATCATTTGAGATTGAAGATGCCAAGACCGCCTCTGGTTGGCGTGAAGTCCCGATCCATTCAAAACTAAAGCCGAACATCCAGCGCCTCGTTAAAGACTCGAAAGATGGCTATGTTCTCAGTGGTTTAAGCGAGAACAAGTATGGTGACCGGAGCAATGCTATAGGTAAACGCTTCGGACGTTTAAAGACAGAGTTAGGCTTTGACAGACGTCACGTATTCCACTCACTCCGTAAAACAGTGATCAGTAAATTCAAACACGCTGGGGTTAATGAAGACAAAGCTGCTGATATTGTCGGGCATGACATCCCCACCATGACGTATGGCCTGTACGCCGATGGTAGCCTGTTACAAGAAATGATCGATGCTATGGAAATGATCACCTACAGGGGATGGAACTGA
- a CDS encoding methyl-accepting chemotaxis protein has translation MERLHNLQAFIAKCLVAFIWFHVPLIWVACLFTGNDWVFPTLLAALGATLYTLTWRKNPIGLSSLSMSSLVLAVCVMLLVYVFREHPWQIDVHMYFFALLAILSAWCDWRAILLFTAAVAVHHLSLNFLYPLAVFPQGGDFFRVVFHAVILLIEAGVLFFVTRSLQANLLEADTLLKAAEEATEKAEKLSEQVQSSASEQEKKFARSEKLIFGFEQDIQKTISSMNEATEHMNEHTQSMNAISQQIEERSETIHSSIKYVHSDVDEVAKATSNLSSSIQQINDQITHSSKIIEVADEKARNSNQSVLGLSAAAEEITSVINLITDIANQTNLLALNATIEAARAGDAGKGFAVVASEVKNLANQTANATSQISTQIESIQKQTSNATNAISQITTTIEEVKKISSSIVSDVNEQNEVTLKIAQNTRSAAEQAAKANNDVQQFSEIADATVSKSSSVMAANQQMNSETQSVEKTIKEFLSTLEIK, from the coding sequence ATGGAACGCTTACATAATTTACAGGCATTTATCGCAAAATGTCTCGTCGCATTTATATGGTTTCATGTTCCTTTGATTTGGGTCGCATGCCTCTTTACAGGAAACGACTGGGTGTTCCCAACACTTCTTGCTGCACTGGGCGCCACACTTTACACACTCACCTGGCGCAAAAATCCGATTGGGTTGAGCAGTCTAAGCATGTCCTCCTTAGTCCTTGCCGTTTGTGTCATGCTATTGGTCTATGTTTTCCGTGAACACCCGTGGCAAATTGATGTTCACATGTATTTCTTCGCCCTACTGGCGATCTTATCCGCATGGTGTGACTGGCGGGCAATTTTGCTGTTCACAGCGGCTGTGGCTGTACACCATTTATCATTGAACTTTCTTTATCCTTTAGCCGTTTTCCCCCAAGGAGGAGACTTTTTCAGGGTTGTTTTCCATGCTGTGATCCTGTTGATTGAAGCTGGCGTATTATTTTTTGTAACCCGAAGCCTTCAAGCCAACTTGCTTGAAGCCGATACACTCCTCAAAGCAGCTGAAGAAGCAACAGAAAAAGCAGAAAAACTTTCAGAACAAGTTCAAAGTTCTGCCTCAGAGCAAGAGAAAAAGTTTGCCCGAAGTGAAAAACTCATTTTTGGTTTTGAACAAGACATTCAAAAAACGATTAGTTCTATGAATGAAGCGACAGAACACATGAATGAACACACACAATCTATGAATGCCATATCCCAACAGATTGAAGAAAGGTCCGAAACAATCCATTCCTCAATTAAGTATGTTCACTCTGATGTGGATGAAGTTGCCAAAGCGACAAGCAACCTGTCTTCATCTATTCAACAAATCAATGACCAGATTACTCATTCATCTAAAATCATTGAAGTTGCTGATGAAAAAGCCAGAAACAGTAATCAATCTGTATTGGGCCTGTCCGCTGCTGCCGAAGAGATTACTTCTGTGATCAACTTAATCACCGATATTGCAAATCAAACAAACTTGCTGGCTTTAAATGCGACAATTGAGGCAGCACGTGCCGGCGATGCGGGGAAAGGCTTTGCAGTCGTTGCCTCTGAAGTGAAAAACTTGGCAAACCAAACGGCCAATGCCACCTCTCAAATATCAACACAAATTGAATCCATACAGAAGCAAACTTCCAATGCAACCAATGCAATTTCTCAAATTACAACAACGATTGAGGAAGTGAAAAAAATATCATCTTCGATTGTTTCAGATGTTAATGAGCAAAATGAAGTCACCCTAAAAATTGCCCAAAATACCCGTAGTGCCGCAGAACAGGCGGCAAAGGCAAACAACGACGTACAGCAGTTCAGTGAAATTGCGGATGCAACAGTCAGCAAATCCAGTTCAGTCATGGCAGCCAATCAACAAATGAATTCAGAAACTCAATCTGTTGAGAAAACAATCAAGGAATTCTTGTCTACACTGGAAATTAAGTAA